From Cotesia glomerata isolate CgM1 linkage group LG2, MPM_Cglom_v2.3, whole genome shotgun sequence, a single genomic window includes:
- the LOC123258985 gene encoding uncharacterized protein LOC123258985, whose amino-acid sequence MHSSAFMGGSSGTGLLKIKLQSFSGDFKRWGSFSQLFSEIVIDNALLKNSEKMHYLKTFTKDEAHQLIGNMSSTDESFEPAWNLLKSRYSNPRRVVSSHLEDLLVSESVPARSAAKLDSLLLSNQKALDSIKAQGVPVDHWDLIIIHLTLRRLPPAVREDWETSLGLTDNMPTYVQLHEFLKSKVRAWENLEPASGPKKQSEGHKSGGSRSNKPQKTTSSYTAIQYKGKPRRNCPLCPEEHYMLFCPIFKAATLEERIDIVEKYRLCYNCLGPHRVADCKTAQGCRKCSQRHHTSIHRDTPPKSASQTLADNAQDPLSAQVLLATALVQVRPHYGNPITARVLIDQGSELSFMRQSLFKKLGQPLQRDMVMLKGIGNVFAGSSLGVSTIELRSLCTTASMHVSMHILPTLTVDLPSFVIADPKSPHLENLKLADPQYLQPRPVDIILGASPAAQIMNAEIQRGPRNAPIAQSTMLAWIVYGAVTAKHASTSHAALHASVDTELQDAIAKFWEQKEVPSGNSPLNTAEEDECEIHFRQTHYRQPDGRYVVRLPLKALESQLGDSINAAMGSLRRLITRLSREREYSDMYHAFMAEYIQLGHMVRVPVNELPANAYFLPHHGVLKLDSATTKLRTVFNGSCATSTGISLNDILHAGPKTQIDIFDVMLRIRCSRILFATDITKMFRQIEVDSLDWPLQCILWIDENDLIDAYCLKTVTYGTASAPFDAVRVLIQLVKDEGHRFPLAVAPMLKTRYVDDIYSGADNEEDAIKAAVQTKALCAAGCFPLAKWTSNSPRLLAEVAPEKQLDTPLKEISNAPVKVLGMYWNSRTDALQFKYTLPPETPKTKRAILSEIAKLYDPLGLLAPIVVKAKIFMQNLWLDRVSWDEQLSPSLIHKWTGYREDLRNIESIRMPRWNNIAPGATMKLHGFSDASQNAMAAAVYLRVTDADGNTKVSLLCSKTQVAPLKTMTIPRLELSAAWLLTQLILHVKEVQSLENVRINLWTDSAVILAWIKSPAIRWKTFVRNRVGKIQETLRDVSWKFIPGKQNPADCASRGIPTLKLKQHALWWHGPTWLHEPESSWPTLEPPTDNATHREERQGLTLVTWKAENCLLQQLLSHYTQLFPLLRKLSIWHRAIDRFKRVLQSSLAYPLTPSDLERAKLTLIKFTQGQYFAREIHTLQDGDGLPKNNSITKLTPFIDHQGVLRVGGRLKNALLDPEERHPAILPRQSPLTSILIDDSHRKTLHGGTQLTLADLRKSVWIIGGRVPVRSFILRCVIRTRHRGERAQQLMGQLPAARVQPTRAFLHTGLDYAGPITLKTFQGRGAKTYKGWIAVFVCMFSSAVHLELVTDYTAAAFIAAYRRFTSRRGICHTLYSDCGTNFVGADKELKRLFAAGSRTLRELSTLIAQDGTNWKFNPPGAPHFGGKWEAAVKSIKFYLRRTIGDSLLTLEQYSTLLAQIEAILNSRPLTPLNEDPADLAALTPGHFLIGQSLTAIPEPSLTDLQTARLSHWEQVQQMVQHFWKRYYQDCIYRYQAISKWHYRRNQIKVGSVVLITTEDLPPTKWPLAKVIAVHPGEDGQIRVVTVKTVNTELVRPITKLCVLPLTHEEDDLVDAAANPGENVR is encoded by the exons ATGCACAGCAGCGCCTTCATGGGAGGCTCATCGGGTACTGGACTCCTAAAAATTAAGCTCCAGAGCTTCTCTGGAGACTTTAAGCGCTGGGGATCATTTAGTCAGCTCTTCTCTGAAATTGTTATTGACAATGCACTTCTGAAAAACAGCGAGAAGATGCATTATTTGAAGACATTCACCAAAGATGAAGCACACCAGCTTATTGGAAACATGTCATCCACTGATGAGTCATTTGAGCCCGCATGGAACCTTTTGAAAAGCCGCTATTCCAATCCTCGCCGCGTTGTATCATCACATCTTGAAGACCTGCTGGTTAGTGAGTCTGTTCCCGCTAGATCAGCCGCTAAATTGGATTCCTTGTTACTATCCAACCAAAAGGCTCTGGATTCCATCAAGGCCCAAGGAGTTCCAGTAGATCACTGGGACCTGATAATCATACACCTGACACTACGCCGCTTGCCGCCTGCCGTTAGAGAAGATTGGGAGACCAGCCTGGGTCTTACTGATAACATGCCGACTTACGTTCAGCTCCACGAGTTTCTCAAGTCCAAAGTCAGAGCTTGGGAGAACTTGGAACCCGCTTCGGGACCCAAAAAGCAATCTGAAGGTCATAAATCCGGAGGCTCACGCAGTAATAAACCTCAGAAGACAACATCCTCTTACACCGCTATTCAATACAAAGGAAAGCCCAGGAGAAATTGCCCGCTGTGCCCTGAGGAACATTACATGTTGTTCTGTCCAATCTTTAAGGCCGCTACTTTGGAGGAACGAATCGACATAGTCGAAAAATACCGCCTGTGCTACAATTGCTTGGGCCCGCATCGCGTCGCTGATTGTAAGACCGCTCAAGGATGCAGGAAGTGCAGTCAACGTCATCATACTTCCATCCATCGAGATACACCGCCTAAATCTGCATCACAGACACTTGCAGACAACGCACAAG ATCCGCTTTCCGCTCAAGTATTGCTAGCTACCGCCTTAGTCCAGGTACGCCCGCATTATGGTAATCCAATCACCGCCAGAGTGTTGATTGATCAAGGTTCAGAGCTCTCATTTATGAGACAGTCGCTCTTCAAGAAGCTTGGACAACCGCTACAGCGTGACATGGTCATGCTCAAGGGCATTGGCAATGTCTTCGCAGGAAGCTCACTAGGTGTGAGCACAATTGAGCTTCGTTCGCTGTGTACGACCGCATCAATGCATGTCAGCATGCATATTCTACCAACACTGACGGTAGATCTTCCATCGTTCGTGATCGCTGATCCGAAATCGCCGCATCTTGAGAATCTCAAGCTCGCTGACCCGCAGTATCTACAGCCACGCCCTGTAGATATTATTCTAGGTGCATCACCAGCCGCACAGATCATGAACGCAGAGATTCAACGAGGACCTCGCAATGCTCCTATTGCACAATCCACCATGCTTGCTTGGATTGTCTATGGAGCTGTCACCGCTAAACACGCTTCAACATCACACGCAGCACTACATGCGTCAGTAGATACTGAATTACAAGACGCTATCGCTAAGTTTTGGGAACAGAAAGAAGTTCCATCAGGAAATTCACCGCTCAACACCGCTGAAGAAGACGAATGTGAAATTCACTTTCGTCAAACGCATTATCGACAGCCTGATGGACGCTACGTAGTGAGATTACCGCTTAAGGCCCTTGAGAGTCAACTTGGCGACTCTATCAACGCAGCTATGGGGTCACTCCGCAGATTAATAACTCGCTTGTCGCGAGAAAGAGAATATTCTGACATGTATCATGCATTCATGGCAGAATACATTCAACTAGGACACATGGTACGAGTACCAGTCAACGAATTGCCCGCAAACGCTTACTTTTTGCCTCACCATGGGGTATTGAAGCTTGATAGTGCCACTACGAAGCTCCGCACAGTGTTCAATGGTTCCTGTGCAACATCTACAGGAATTTCATTGAACGACATTCTCCACGCAGGACCCAAAAcgcaaattgacatttttgatgtGATGTTGAGAATCCGTTGCAGCAGGATTCTATTCGCTACTGACATCACCAAGATGTTCAGACAGATTGAGGTCGACTCGCTTGATTGGCCGCTTCAGTGCATTCTCTGGATAGATGAGAATGACTTAATAGACGCTTACTGTCTCAAGACAGTCACATACGGAACCGCTAGTGCACCTTTTGACGCAGTACGTGTGCTTATCCAACTAGTAAAGGATGAAGGACACCGCTTTCCGCTAGCTGTTGCTCCAATGTTGAAAACACGCTACGTAGATGACATCTACAGTGGAGCAGACAACGAAGAAGACGCTATCAAGGCTGCAGTACAAACAAAAGCTCTGTGTGCAGCAGGCTGCTTCCCGCTTGCCAAATGGACTAGCAATAGCCCACGGTTACTCGCTGAAGTCGCTCCAGAAAAGCAGCTGGATACACCGCTTAAAGAAATCAGTAATGCACCAGTAAAAGTCCTGGGCATGTACTGGAATTCACGCACTGACGCTCTCCAGTTCAAGTACACGCTACCGCCAGAGACGCCCAAGACAAAAAGGGCTATTTTGTCTGAAATCGCTAAGCTGTATGATCCGCTAGGACTTCTCGCACCAATAGTCGTCAAAGCCAAGATCTTTATGCAAAATCTGTGGCTAGATAGAGTGTCATGGGATGAACAATTGTCACCATCACTCATTCACAAATGGACTGGATACCGCGAGGATCTTCGAAACATCGAATCCATCCGCATGCCACGCTGGAATAATATAGCACCTGGAGCAACTATGAAATTGCACGGGTTCTCAGACGCTTCGCAAAACGCTATGGCTGCCGCTGTTTATTTGAGAGTCACTGACGCTGATGGGAACACAAAGGTCTCACTTCTGTGTTCAAAAACGCAAGTAGCACCGCTGAAGACCATGACAATCCCACGCTTGGAATTATCTGCCGCATGGTTGCTAACACAACTGATACTTCATGTTAAAGAAGTTCAGTCGCTTGAAAATGTCAGGATCAATCTCTGGACTGACTCCGCCGTGATTCTCGCATGGATTAAAAGTCCAGCAATCCGTTGGAAGACATTCGTCCGCAATAGAGTGGGAAAAATCCAAGAAACGCTTCGAGATGTCTCCTGGAAATTTATTCCAGGAAAACAAAACCCCGCTGACTGCGCTTCAAGAGGTATACCTACGCTAAAACTGAAACAACACGCTCTCTGGTGGCATGGACCAACTTGGCTTCATGAACCAGAATCCTCTTGGCCCACTCTGGAGCCTCCAACCGACAACGCAACGCATCGAGAAGAACGCCAAGGTCTGACACTAGTAACTTGGAAAGCAGAAAATTGCCTGCTCCAACAATTACTGTCGCATTACACGCAGCTGTTTCCACTGCTACGGAAGCTTAGCATCTGGCATCGTGCCATCGACCGCTTTAAAAGAGTTCTACAATCTTCGCTGGCCTACCCGCTTACTCCATCAGACCTGGAGCGCGCTAAATTGACCTTGATTAAGTTCACTCAAGGACAATACTTCGCTAGAGAGATTCACACGCTACAAGATGGTGATGGTCTGCCTAAAAATAACAGCATCACTAAGCTGACTCCGTTCATCGACCATCAGGGGGTCCTGAGAGTCGGTGGCCGCTTGAAAAACGCATTGCTGGACCCAGAAGAGAGGCATCCAGCGATTCTACCGCGACAATCACCGcttacatcaattttgattGATGATTCGCACCGCAAAACGCTTCACGGAGGTACTCAGCTTACGCTCGCTGACTTACGCAAGAGTGTCTGGATCATTGGAGGCCGTGTTCCAGTcagatcatttattttacgctGCGTTATCCGCACGAGACACCGTGGAGAACGCGCTCAACAGTTGATGGGTCAACTACCCGCCGCACGAGTACAGCCAACTCGAGCCTTCTTGCATACAGGACTCGACTACGCTGGACCTATCACGCTGAAAACGTTTCAAGGACGTGGAGCAAAAACATACAAAGGCTGGATTGCAGTCTTTGTATGCATGTTCAGTTCAGCTGTACATTTAGAGCTAGTAACTGACTACACCGCTGCCGCTTTCATCGCCGCTTATCGCCGCTTCACTAGTCGCCGAGGTATCTGCCACACGCTATATTCAGACTGTGGAACCAATTTTGTAGGAGCAGATAAAGAGCTGAAACGACTATTCGCTGCAGGATCCCGCACATTACGAGAATTATCAACCTTGATCGCTCAAGATGGCACGAACTGGAAATTCAATCCGCCTGGAGCTCCACATTTTGGAGGAAAATGGGAAGCCGCTGtgaaatctatcaaattttaccTTCGAAGAACAATCGGAGACTCGCTGTTGACGCTTGAGCAATATTCAACGCTACTGGCTCAAATTGAAGCCATATTGAATTCCAGACCGCTCACACCGCTGAATGAAGATCCTGCTGACCTGGCTGCACTGACTCCAGGTCACTTCTTAATCGGACAGTCACTGACCGCTATCCCAGAGCCATCGCTGACAGATTTACAAACTGCTCGGCTCTCGCACTGGGAACAAGTCCAGCAAATGGTTCAACATTTCTGGAAACGCTACTACCAGGACTGCATCTACCGCTACCAGGCCATTTCAAAGTGGCATTATCGACGCAACCAGATCAAGGTGGGTTCAGTTGTACTGATCACCACTGAGGATCTCCCGCCAACCAAGTGGCCATTAGCCAAAGTAATTGCTGTCCATCCAGGTGAAGATGGACAAATCCGCGTAGTAACTGTTAAGACAGTTAACACAGAGCTGGTACGTCCAATTACAAAGCTCTGTGTCCTGCCACTAACGCATGAAGAAGATGATCTTGTCGACGCAGCCGCCAACCCGGGGGAGaatgttcggtga